The sequence CGGTAAGGGCCGCTTTCAGACTGGATGTCGCGCGATAGCGGCATCGCACCTGGAAACTTGCCGCCTGCGCAAAGGTTGCCGGCAGCTTGTTCACCTGGGTCTCCAGGGTGAAACGCCATTCGGCAGCCGGTGCTTTTCCGTCATCCGCAATGTGGTCCGTTCGACCGTTCGTCTTCATTTCGGCCCGCAATTGATTGTCGAGATGGTTCAGCGAATGGGCCGCAGATCATCCCGGAGACGATAGACAGATCGACGCGGCGCGACAGTCGCCGCCTGATGCGTCAGTCGCGTTTGAGCGCGCCGTGGCGTGATAGCGCCAGCACTTCGTCGCGTAGTCGGATGGGCGACAGCGGCTTTTCGAAGTAACGCGTCTGCGTCATGTGCTGAGCTCTGAGCCTGAACGCTTCGGCCGGATGACCGGTGACGAAAAGCACGGGAATCGCGGCGAAAGCCGGGTTGGCTCGCATCGCCGTGCAAACGTCAAAGCCGTCCATGGTGCCGCCGAGCACGATGTCCAGGATGATCACGTCCGGCGTAGAGGCGCGCAGCAGGCCGAACGCGGCTTCGGCTTCGGCGGCTGCGCGAATTTCGCAGCCTTCGCGTTGAAGCGCCGCGCTCAGCACCTTGAGCGAGACCGCGTCGTCGTCGAGAATCAGCACGCGCATGTTGGCAAGTGGCCGATGCTGCGCGCGGCGTATGTGCGTGATGCCCGCAGAGCGTGGCACGGCTGACAGGGCCGGCATCGTGGTGTCGGTCTCCTCCACGAAACCCAGGTCGCGTAGCGTGCGGATCTTGCACGCAACGCCAGACGACCACTGCGGGAGAGAAAGGCATTCCAGTGCGGCCGGCATGCCGAGAAACAGCTCAAGTGTACTGTCGGCGGCCAGCTTCAGACCGGCCTGCCTCACAAGGGCGGCGAATTCCTTGACGAAATCGACCGGTCGGCGCACCGCGAACTCGACCCGATGCAACATGCCGCTTCGACAGGCCTCGACCGTCGCTGCCCAGCTGCCGCCGCCCGCCGCATGGCAGGCCGCCTCGACGCGTTGCAACGTGTCGGCTGACACGCCGTGAAGTTGACGCCGGGGTTCATTCATAGCGCCCTCCGGTGATACTTTCGTGCGTGCGAGCGTAGCGCACGGCAAGCCAGTTGGTCAGATCCGCCTCACTCAACGCGGGCGACCACAGCCAGCCCTGGCCAGCGTCGCAGCCATATGCGCGCAGACGCCGGTAGACATCTTCGGTTTCGACACCCTCTGCGACTGAACGCAAGCCCATTTGCGCGGCGAGAGAAATCACGGATTCGAGAATCCGTTCTGCATCCGGATTCTGTACGGACGTCGACACAAACAGGCGATCAAGCTTGAGCTCGTTGAACGGCATACGCAGCAACGAGACGAGCGAAGAATGTCCGGTGCCGAAGTCGTCGATGGAAAGCTGCACACCAGCGATCCGCAAACGCGTGAGCACATCGCTGGCCAATGCCCGGTCTCCGATCACGGCGCTTTCCGTAATCTCTATCACGAGCGATTGCGCCGGCACGCCGCTCGTCTCGAGCAGGCGTGTGATAACGGCCAGCGTCTCGTGATCCACGATGGACGGCGACACGTTGACTGCGACGGTCAAACTGGGGAATTCGCGCCGCCAACGGGCGCAGGCCTCTAGTGACGCGGTCAGCATGGCTTCCGTGAGCGCGCGAATCTGCCCGGTGGCTTCCGCAAGCGGAATAAAAACGTCGGGCGGTACTGCGCCCAATAGAGGTGAATGCCACCGCGCGAGGGCCTCGACTCCGATGGGCAGGCCGCTCGAAAGGTCAATTTTCGGCTGAAACGCGGCCCTGATCTGCCGGGCGCCAATGGCAATGGCGAGATCTTGCGCGGTGACGCGCGGCGCCTCCCGCTGGGCAGGACGCCACGCGGAAGCGGGGGTTGCCTGCAATAGGGCCGCCAGTTGTTCGAATCGCACAGGCTTGCCCAGCGCTCCAGCAACGTGAATGCCGTGCGCCTGTGCAATGCCCGTCGCGGCGGTTCGTGTGCGCTCGTCGCACCCGCTAATGAACGCCACCGGGCAGGCTGCGTTATCGCGTCCCAACTCCCGCAGCAGGTCGAGGCCGACTTCGCTGCCCAGTTGCAGGTCGAGCAACACCATGCCGATCGACTCGGCAGACAGTAGTGCGGTCGCCTGTTGCAACGTGGCCGCCGCGAAGCTCGCCATGCCGAGCTTCCTGGTCATCGCGAGCAGGATTTTTAACTGCAGGGGATCGTCCTCGACGATCAGCACGCTGCCCTTCGTATCGTTATGCAGACCGGACATTGGCCGCAGCCTCCTCGAGTAGGCCGCCCAAGCGCGCGGACACCGCCGTGAAGACAAGCTTTGCATTGCCGACAAGCGGCGCAATACGCGTCCGGTCGCCATCGGCCGCTGCTGCCTCCAGTTCCTTCATCAGGGCGGAGAAACGAAGGGCGCCGACATAGGCGCTGCTCGATTTCAGCGCGTGTGCGATCTGGCCGATGCGCGGCAATGAGTCTTCCGCGAGAGCAAGACACAGCTCCCCGATCTGCAATTCCGAGTTCACGCGGTACGTGGTGACGATATCGTCAAGAATGTCGGGCATCCCGTCGTCGGCCAACGCTCGCAGTTCCTGGATGCTGGCCAGATCGATCGTAGCGGCATCTTCGACGGTGTGAGGCTGCACCGCGTGCCCCTTCGCGTCTTGCGCCGATGCCAGATCGATGTACATCTCCACCCTGGCAGACAGGTCGGCGAACGTGAAAGGCTTCGCCATCACCTCATTCATCCCGACCGCCTTGCATTGCGCAACGTTCGCGGAGGTCAGGTCGGCCGTCACGGCAACGATCGGCACGGCGCGAGCGCCAAGTTGCCGCTCGCGCGTGCGGATGGCGGCCGAGGCCTGCAACCCGTCCATCCGGGGCATATGGCAATCCATCAGAATCAGATCGAATTGGCCTTGCTCATACAACCGTAGCGCTTCCTGTCCATCCCCCGCCACCTGCGCGGCTAGGCCGAGCCGGCGCAGCGCCGCGAGCGCGACCTTCTGGTTCGTCGGATTGTCCTCCACAACCAGAACGCGAGCCGCGCCACGCGGCAGCGACGCGCCGCCCACCTCGTCCGCCGTGACTGCTGCGCCGTCCATCAAAGCCTGCCTCGCGCCTGCGGGGAGTGCGTCGTGCGTCGGCTGTTGCGCCTTATGCACGGCACCCTCGATCACGACTGGCAGGCTCACCGTAAAGGTCGCGCCGTGTCCCGGCGCGCTCTCCACTGCGATGTGTCCACCTAGTCGGGCGACCAGTTCGCGCACGAGAAATAGCCCGATGCCCGCGCCGTCGTGCTCGCGTGTTCGACTCTCGTCTGCCTGCGAAAAGGACGCAAAGATGCGCTCGTGGAGATGCGCCGCAATGCCCGGTCCGGTGTCCCGTACGGATACGACGAGCGTTTGTTGCGCTTGCTCGCCGGCTATCAGGCGAACACTTACGGCAATCGAGCCGCGGCGCGTGAACTTCACCGCGTTCGACAGGAGGTTATAAACAATCTGGCGCAAGCGCTCAGGGTCTGACCAGACGACCGTCGATGCCGTGGTCCCCATGTCGAGCAGGAAAGTCACGCCGTTTGCTTCGGCTTTCCGGCGATGCGGCAGCGCAGTGCGTTCGATCAGCTCGACCAGATCGAACGATTCGTTGTGCAATGCAAGCGAGCCTGCTTCGATTTGCGCGATATCCAGAATCTGCTCGATGACCCGTTTGAGCGCCGAACCCGATTCGCGAATGCTCATGAGCATTTCGTGCTCGTGGCCCGTCTGATTGAGGTCGAGCAACAGATCGGCAGGTCCAAGCACGCCATTCAACGGAGTACGCAATTCGTGACTCATACGCGCCATGAACTGATTCTTCGCAGCGTTGGCTTCTTCAGCGACATTCTTTGCAGCCAGCAACGCCTGCGCCAGTTGCTGTTGCTCGACGACCTTCTCGCGCAGGGACTGGTTGGCGAGCGTCAGACGTTCGCGCGCGGAGCGCAGTCCTTCGCGGGCATCGGTCAGTCCGTTCGCCGCGGAAGCGACTTCGGCCTGAAGTTCATTGAAACTTCGGGCCATCTGGCCGAGCTCGTCGTTGGAGCGCACCTCAACGCGACGAATGTTGATGTCGGCCGTGGCGGCGTTCAGATCGCCTCGCCCCAGCGCGTTCATCGCCCTGGAAAAATCGCGGAGCGTGCCGCTTGCCAGCGTGCGCGCGGCATTGCTCACGTCCTGCGCCGAATTCGCAATCATGCCCGGCAGCACGATGCCCACCGTGATGGTGAGCATGGCCACCGCGACGAAAATGTCTTCAAGCGCGGTCGTAAGCGGCAGCTGGTTATGAGGTAGTTTGGAGACCGCAAGAATGTAGCCCGCGCCATCGAGCGCGAGCACCAGAAGCATTGCGCCGGTAAGACGCAGGTGAAGCGTCGGCGCAAAACCCGGCAAGTCCGCCAGCCGCCGGTCTTCCCACTTTCTCCATGCGTAGATTGCGGCGCCCGAATAAGCCATGGCCAGACCGAACACGACCGTCGGCAGTCCGAACTGCTGGAAACCGAGCACTGTGCTCGCGCCCCAAATCGCCGCGGCCACTACGCCGAGACCAATCGTGTACCGCGGGGCACGATATAGCCGTAGTGCGTGCGGCGCGTCGCGACGCATCAGCCAGACGGCGATACTCGGCAACGTAATTCCAATCAGGTAGGTGAAATTCGCCGCCGCGACCAGCCAGATCGGATCGCCGATCAACAGGAAGACGATTGCGAACGCAGCGGTCGCCAGCGTTGCGACTAGCGGGACGTCCGAACGTGTGCGCCACGACAGGCAGCGCGGCGCAAGACCGTCGTCGGCGAGCTGCGAGAGCGTTCTCGCGGCGCCAGCGAGTGGCTGGATCGTGCCGTGAAACATGTTGAACATCATGAACCACATGGCCACGGACTTCGCCATGGCGCCGAACACGGGTGCAAAGGTCGGTCCAAGCACCTGGCCGAGGTCGTCGCCGAGCGGTTTCGCGCCCAGCGTACCGAGCCAGATCAGCGGCAACACGACGAAGTAGACCGATGCCATCGCTGCGCTCGCCTTCATGGCTCGTGGGACATTCTTTTCTGGATCGCGTGTTTCGGCGACATGGCAGGCAGCCGCCTCGAAAGCCGGCGCGGCGAAGCCGACCAGATAAAGCCCGGCCATCAATGAAGTCATTCCGCCGAACCAGCCCGCAAACGGGGTGACCAGATGAAAGTCCACTGCCTGATGCCAGTCGACGGAACCGGTCAGGACCGGCGCCAGCGCGGAGATGAAAGCGAGCACCGCCGAGCACGTTGCGATCGGTACGGCAAGCCGCGTGACCCATTTGATCCCTAGCAGGTTGACGGCAGTGAAGAAACACACCAGGGCGCAAGCCATCAGCGGGACCGGAACGGCTGGCAGGAACCATTGGTTGATCGCGGTGGCCGACAGGATGGCGGTCAGCCCACAGGTTGGCACCCAACCCCACCAGTAGCACATGCCTGTCAGCGTCGACAGTATCTGTCCGTACGGCTTAAAGGCTTCGGTGCAAGCCGCAGCGATGCCACCCACCTTTTGCGGCGAAAGCATGACCAGTTCGATCCAGCCGGGCAACGCTGCATAACTGAGGAGCAGCCCGAGGATGAGCAATGGAACAGCCGCGCTGCCTTGCCCCGGAATGTCTCCCTGACCGGCGAAGAGTGCGGCGATCAGAAACAGGCTCTGGTTGCTGCCGCCCATTGCCAGCGCAGTCGTTCCGACCCAGCCAATGCTGCGTCGGAAAGGCCGGGGTGACCCGCTGCCGGGGCTCGTTGTCAGGAAGTGTTTCATAGGGCGCCTTCGTGATCGGGGGCAATGACAACCGGATCGCGGCGCGACAGGATTTCCATGATGGCGCGATCGAGCATCGTGGCACTGACGGGTTTGACGAGATAGCCGTCGAACAGATCGACGCGCGGATCGTCGACCGGTTTCGACTGGCCGGTGACGGCGACCAGCGGCGCAGGAAGTCCGAATTCAGTCTGCTCGTGCAACTCGCGAGCCAGTTCCAGCCCGTTCAGATCAGGCATGTTGATGTCCACGACCGCGAGATCGATGGGCTGCGTTCGCAACATCGCGAGGGCTTCACGGCCGCTTGCCACCGCCTCAACCCGATAGCCCAGTCGGGTGAGCAACGCCGTGCTGATCTTCCTGCTGACGTCGTCGTCATCGGCAATCAGGATGACTTGATCGGCCCGATGAACGCCACGGCGCGCGTCCGGCGCGGGCGTTTCCGTGAGCGCATCCGGCGGCGGAACGTCGAACGGTATCAAACACGTAAAGGCCGTGCCGACATGCGGGGAACTGGTGCAGGCGATGGTTCCGCCCATCGCCTGCACCAGCTTCTGACAGATCGCCAGACCAAGTCCGGTGCCGCCGTAACGCGCCTTCATCTCAGGCGCGCCTTGAGAGAAACTTTCGAAGAGCCCGCGCGCGACCTCGGTACTCATGCCGATGCCGCTATCCATCACGCAGAGGGCTACCCGTGTTCGGGCGTCACCATCCGGCTGCGCATTGAGCGTCATGCGTACCCAGCCTTGGGACGTGAACTTGATTGCGTTCGTGAGCAGGTTGAGCACTATCTGGGAAACGCGCGTGCGATCGCCTGATAGACGCTCAGGTACAGCCGGGTCAACCTCCAGTGTCAGTTCGAGTCCCTTGTTTGCAGCTTGCGGCCTGACCACGGCAAGCGCGCGGCGCAATTCGCGGCGCAGATCGAAGGGTTGCAGATTGAAAGTGAAACCGGTCGCTTCAAGTTGGGCAAGATCGAGCACCTCGTTGATCATGCGCACGAGTTGGGCGGTCGAATCACGCAAAGTGTCGATGTCGGATTCCTGGGCTGCCGATTCGTTGCGCGCGCAGATCACTTCGACCATCCCGGCGATTGCGTTCAAAGGCGCTCGCACCTCGTGCGTCACCATTGCAAGGAAGTCGGCGCGCGCCCGCTGCGAAGCCAAAGCGGCAGCCTCGATGTCGCGCCGCCGGTTCAGTTCGGCTTCAAGACGGATCGTGCGCAGGCGTAGATGCAATTCGTCGACGACCAGAGCGGCGAAGTCCTTCAACGCGGCCGATTCCGAAGCGCTCATGACACGCGGAATCGTATCGATGATGCATAACGTACCTACTTTCTGCCCGCCTTCGATCACGAGCGGCATGCCGGCATAAAACCGCATATAGGGAGGTCCGAGCACAAAAGGGTGACTGTGGAACTCCTCGCTGCGCGTTGCATCCGGGATAACCAGTACGTCGTCCTGCCGAAGCGCCGCCTGGCAGAAAGAGGCCTCGCGTGGCGCTGAATCGATGTCGACGCCTATCTTGGCCTTGAACCACTGGTCCTCTCGCGTAGCCAGCGAAATCAGGCAGATCGGCGCGCGAAAAAATTCGCTAACCCGTCGGACGATTCGGTCATAGGCCGCCTCGGGCAAAGTGTTCAGGATCTGCAACGATTCCAGTGTTGCAAGCCGCTGATGCTCCGCCGGATCGATTGGACACAACGCGGGCGTTGGGGAATCGACAGGACAGATCGCCAGATCGCAGGTAAATTGCTCCGCCATATACTCGTTGCCTCCAGACGTGTGGGCTTCACTCACCTTATCGGCACGTCCGACCGTTGATGTAGATGCTTTGAAAAGAAATTCGCGTTTTTTATATGGCAGATCGAGTTCGTGTGCGCCTGGATTGCGCGAAAGAGTAAAGTGACGCCGCTCGCCGCGATGAAGTCAATAATGACTTAATCGATCGGCGACCACTAAGCGGCTCGCAGTATGGCCGGCGCACGTTCTGGCGCAGCGAGGAATTAATGAGCTCCGCGTTACTCGGCGTGTGACGCCGACCGAGGCTTTTTACCGCCCGTCAAAGCCCGGCAAAAAATCCAGAAAATTCGCTTCGGTAACGTTTGTCCCGTCCGTTAAGAAGTTATTACTCAACTGAACGGAGAATTAAATGAATGCTGTAACGAACTGGAAGATTGGAGCTCGCTTAGCAGCCGGATTTGGGGCGGTACTGGTTTTATTGTGCCTGCTCGGCACTCTAGCGATTTACCAGAGTAGTCGTATCTACGCCGGCACTGTTGACCTCGCAGATAATTGGCTCCCAAGCGTCCAGGTATTAGGCGAAATACAGGCAGCAGCGAATACGTCGCGGCGCGCGACCTTACGTGCTTTATTGGAGTTCGACGAGCAGGGTAGAAAAGCGCAACGCGCGACGCATGATGCTGCGACGTCGAAATACGCCGTTGAATGGAGTAAATACGAGAAGCTCATTTCCTCACCGGAGGAGCAGCATCTTGCAGATAGCATCAAAGCTGCTTGGACGCTCGCTGATGCGGACCAGGTGAAAATGCTGAACCTCGCTGAATCAGGAGAGGAAGGTGAAAAAGAGGCTCGGTCCTTGGCCGTTCGCAAGGGAGCAAAGCTTTACCTTGACACGATGAATCTCATCGAAGAAGACATCCGGCTCAACGCAAAAGGTGCAGAAGAATCCAGCGCAATGGCCGCAGCAAGCTACCGCTCTGCGATTACTCTTTCTGTGAGTGTGGCCACCGTCGCTGTAGCGCTTGGCGCAGTCATCGCATTTCTCATCACGCGCTCGATCGTGCTTCCTATCCGTCAAGCCGTCCTCATCGCCCAAGCTGTTGCAAGCGGTGACCTTACCTCACATGTCGTTGCCGGGAGTCAAGATGAGACAGGTCAATTGCTCACTGCCCTGGGTGAAATGAATGATGGCCTGGCTAATGTTGTAGGACAGGTGCGTGCCAGTAGCGAAAGCATTGCAACCGGATCTGCCGAGATCGCTGAAGGCAATACGGACCTAAGCCGACGCACTGAAGAGCAAGCCGCGTCGCTCGAAGAAACTGCAGCGAGTATGGAAGAATTGACCGCAACCGTTCGGCAAAATGCGGAGAATGCCGCCCAGGGAAATCGTCTTGCGTTAAGCGCTTCGGATGTCGCTATGCGTGGCGGCGAAGTGGTCGGCCGCGTTGTGGACACAATGCGTGAAATTACGACGAGTTCTGAAAAGGTTGCTGACATTATCACTGTCATTGAAGGCATTGCGTTTCAGACGAATATCCTTGCGTTGAATGCGGCAGTTGAAGCTGCAAGGGCAGGCGAGCAAGGGCGGGGATTTGCGGTTGTCGCGGGTGAAGTTCGCACGCTTGCACAACGGAGTGCTTCTGCTGCCAAAGAGATCAAAGATTTGATTGGACACTCGGTCGAGCGTGTTAGGGCGGGATCCGCGCTAGTGGGCGAAGCGGGCACGACGATCAGTGAGGTCGTCGTCTCGGTAAAGCGTGTCACGGACCTGATGGGTGAGATCACCGCGGCGTCCAGTGAACAGCACACGGGTATCGAGCAGGTCAATCAGGCTGTGATGCAGATGGATGAGGTAACGCAACAGAACGCTGCACTTGTCGAAGAAGCGTCGGCAGCGGCTCAATCTATGGCGGCTCAATCCTCGACGTTAAAGGAACTGGTCGCGACCTTCAGGCTGAAGCAGTCAGGCAGCGAGCGAAACGTGGCACCGGCGAGAGAGACGATGCAGCATCGCCAGCAGAAGCAAACGAAGATCAATACCGGACGAATGGTCTTGGCAAAGAAATCTATTGCTAAGGCTGAGACTGAATGGCACGCGTTTTAATACTCGGACCCTCCGCCTGTGAAAGTCTTCGGGCGGAGGGTTTTACTAAAGATTCGCGGGAACATGAACGGTCACGAGGCGGGCCGATTAAAACATCTAGCGTTCAAACCGGCAGATAGTGCGGCGCTTACTCTTTCCAGACTGTTACTTCACCGGCCACGAAAGGGGACTTACGCGTTTTTACGCGCAAGGGTCGGCGTTTTCCAATTCATCATGAAACGCTAAATGGCGAATCAAGCACCCAGATATTTAGGCGTGCGGTGGAAAAGCGCGTACTCGCGCGCACCTCAAAGGAGGTGCATTTGCGCCTCTTCAGCGATCTCCTCTTTAGCCGTTATGCAATATGGATCACACGGCGAGTTGCCGGCAAATCGAATGACTTCTTTGCCAGACTGTAGCGACTCGCAGTGTGAATTGATCATCCAGACCTTGTAAGAGAGCCCGTTGATGAATCTGCGCAATATGTCGGTAAAAGTGAAGCTTATGGTTTCGTTCGGGTTACTTGTCCTCGTCGTACTGACGAGTTCCCTCGTCGCCCTGAGCGCATTGAACAATTCTAACGACCGGTTCGCCGATTACGTCAGCGGCATCAACGCTCGCGCGGAAATGGCCGCGTCAATTCGCGCAGCCGTCGACGATCGCGCCATGGCAGTTCGCAATCTGGTTCTCGTCACTACGCCTGCCGACATCGAAAAGGAAAAGAATGCTGTCTCCGATGCTGAAGAGGCGGTCGAAAGCCGGCTGGCGAAATTCAACGCGGTCGTCGCTGCCGCCAACGACATGAGCCCGGAGGCGCGCAGCCTGGCGCACGAGATTGGACGCATCGAGTCGCTTTATAAACCGGTTGCATTGGACATCGACCGGCTGGCACTGGCCGGTCAGAAGGAAGAGGCGATCGCTGAAATCGATA is a genomic window of Paraburkholderia sp. PREW-6R containing:
- a CDS encoding response regulator gives rise to the protein MNEPRRQLHGVSADTLQRVEAACHAAGGGSWAATVEACRSGMLHRVEFAVRRPVDFVKEFAALVRQAGLKLAADSTLELFLGMPAALECLSLPQWSSGVACKIRTLRDLGFVEETDTTMPALSAVPRSAGITHIRRAQHRPLANMRVLILDDDAVSLKVLSAALQREGCEIRAAAEAEAAFGLLRASTPDVIILDIVLGGTMDGFDVCTAMRANPAFAAIPVLFVTGHPAEAFRLRAQHMTQTRYFEKPLSPIRLRDEVLALSRHGALKRD
- a CDS encoding EAL domain-containing response regulator, which codes for MSGLHNDTKGSVLIVEDDPLQLKILLAMTRKLGMASFAAATLQQATALLSAESIGMVLLDLQLGSEVGLDLLRELGRDNAACPVAFISGCDERTRTAATGIAQAHGIHVAGALGKPVRFEQLAALLQATPASAWRPAQREAPRVTAQDLAIAIGARQIRAAFQPKIDLSSGLPIGVEALARWHSPLLGAVPPDVFIPLAEATGQIRALTEAMLTASLEACARWRREFPSLTVAVNVSPSIVDHETLAVITRLLETSGVPAQSLVIEITESAVIGDRALASDVLTRLRIAGVQLSIDDFGTGHSSLVSLLRMPFNELKLDRLFVSTSVQNPDAERILESVISLAAQMGLRSVAEGVETEDVYRRLRAYGCDAGQGWLWSPALSEADLTNWLAVRYARTHESITGGRYE
- a CDS encoding amino acid permease, with the protein product MKHFLTTSPGSGSPRPFRRSIGWVGTTALAMGGSNQSLFLIAALFAGQGDIPGQGSAAVPLLILGLLLSYAALPGWIELVMLSPQKVGGIAAACTEAFKPYGQILSTLTGMCYWWGWVPTCGLTAILSATAINQWFLPAVPVPLMACALVCFFTAVNLLGIKWVTRLAVPIATCSAVLAFISALAPVLTGSVDWHQAVDFHLVTPFAGWFGGMTSLMAGLYLVGFAAPAFEAAACHVAETRDPEKNVPRAMKASAAMASVYFVVLPLIWLGTLGAKPLGDDLGQVLGPTFAPVFGAMAKSVAMWFMMFNMFHGTIQPLAGAARTLSQLADDGLAPRCLSWRTRSDVPLVATLATAAFAIVFLLIGDPIWLVAAANFTYLIGITLPSIAVWLMRRDAPHALRLYRAPRYTIGLGVVAAAIWGASTVLGFQQFGLPTVVFGLAMAYSGAAIYAWRKWEDRRLADLPGFAPTLHLRLTGAMLLVLALDGAGYILAVSKLPHNQLPLTTALEDIFVAVAMLTITVGIVLPGMIANSAQDVSNAARTLASGTLRDFSRAMNALGRGDLNAATADINIRRVEVRSNDELGQMARSFNELQAEVASAANGLTDAREGLRSARERLTLANQSLREKVVEQQQLAQALLAAKNVAEEANAAKNQFMARMSHELRTPLNGVLGPADLLLDLNQTGHEHEMLMSIRESGSALKRVIEQILDIAQIEAGSLALHNESFDLVELIERTALPHRRKAEANGVTFLLDMGTTASTVVWSDPERLRQIVYNLLSNAVKFTRRGSIAVSVRLIAGEQAQQTLVVSVRDTGPGIAAHLHERIFASFSQADESRTREHDGAGIGLFLVRELVARLGGHIAVESAPGHGATFTVSLPVVIEGAVHKAQQPTHDALPAGARQALMDGAAVTADEVGGASLPRGAARVLVVEDNPTNQKVALAALRRLGLAAQVAGDGQEALRLYEQGQFDLILMDCHMPRMDGLQASAAIRTRERQLGARAVPIVAVTADLTSANVAQCKAVGMNEVMAKPFTFADLSARVEMYIDLASAQDAKGHAVQPHTVEDAATIDLASIQELRALADDGMPDILDDIVTTYRVNSELQIGELCLALAEDSLPRIGQIAHALKSSSAYVGALRFSALMKELEAAAADGDRTRIAPLVGNAKLVFTAVSARLGGLLEEAAANVRSA
- a CDS encoding ATP-binding protein, with the protein product MAEQFTCDLAICPVDSPTPALCPIDPAEHQRLATLESLQILNTLPEAAYDRIVRRVSEFFRAPICLISLATREDQWFKAKIGVDIDSAPREASFCQAALRQDDVLVIPDATRSEEFHSHPFVLGPPYMRFYAGMPLVIEGGQKVGTLCIIDTIPRVMSASESAALKDFAALVVDELHLRLRTIRLEAELNRRRDIEAAALASQRARADFLAMVTHEVRAPLNAIAGMVEVICARNESAAQESDIDTLRDSTAQLVRMINEVLDLAQLEATGFTFNLQPFDLRRELRRALAVVRPQAANKGLELTLEVDPAVPERLSGDRTRVSQIVLNLLTNAIKFTSQGWVRMTLNAQPDGDARTRVALCVMDSGIGMSTEVARGLFESFSQGAPEMKARYGGTGLGLAICQKLVQAMGGTIACTSSPHVGTAFTCLIPFDVPPPDALTETPAPDARRGVHRADQVILIADDDDVSRKISTALLTRLGYRVEAVASGREALAMLRTQPIDLAVVDINMPDLNGLELARELHEQTEFGLPAPLVAVTGQSKPVDDPRVDLFDGYLVKPVSATMLDRAIMEILSRRDPVVIAPDHEGAL
- a CDS encoding methyl-accepting chemotaxis protein, with translation MNAVTNWKIGARLAAGFGAVLVLLCLLGTLAIYQSSRIYAGTVDLADNWLPSVQVLGEIQAAANTSRRATLRALLEFDEQGRKAQRATHDAATSKYAVEWSKYEKLISSPEEQHLADSIKAAWTLADADQVKMLNLAESGEEGEKEARSLAVRKGAKLYLDTMNLIEEDIRLNAKGAEESSAMAAASYRSAITLSVSVATVAVALGAVIAFLITRSIVLPIRQAVLIAQAVASGDLTSHVVAGSQDETGQLLTALGEMNDGLANVVGQVRASSESIATGSAEIAEGNTDLSRRTEEQAASLEETAASMEELTATVRQNAENAAQGNRLALSASDVAMRGGEVVGRVVDTMREITTSSEKVADIITVIEGIAFQTNILALNAAVEAARAGEQGRGFAVVAGEVRTLAQRSASAAKEIKDLIGHSVERVRAGSALVGEAGTTISEVVVSVKRVTDLMGEITAASSEQHTGIEQVNQAVMQMDEVTQQNAALVEEASAAAQSMAAQSSTLKELVATFRLKQSGSERNVAPARETMQHRQQKQTKINTGRMVLAKKSIAKAETEWHAF